A segment of the Necator americanus strain Aroian chromosome IV, whole genome shotgun sequence genome:
tgttttcatcctgcctgacaagtctggtatcaattcaTCGATCCCGAAGATTGTTTCGACTTCAGCACAATCTTCTAAAAAACCACTTGTGAGTGGACTGGAAGGATTTGgtcgcaaaaaagaaaaaaagaaaaagaaaaaaagaccgcTACCTAATCACGGCGAACGATTGTGAACAACAACtcaaacaaaagagaaattcgtcaatatttttgtaactacaccacaaaaaaattcctgCATTATTTTACTACAGATCGTAAGTTGATGATAGGGAATGTAAAATATCCTCACAACACAGGGAATGCGAAAgtatacacaaaaaaaaagaagaatcacGTTTCAACACTCTGACCAATTTCATTTACTTAATTAAACGCCTACTCAAAATTGTAttacatatttgtatttgtatttgttctaTACGTGTCTGCTAAACATAAATGACGGTTCCACGTAAAAGCTACCTAATCACGGCGAACGATTGTGAACAACAACtcaaacaaaagagaaattcgtcaatatttttgtaactacaccacaaaaaaattcctgCATTATTTTACTACAGATCGTAAGTTGATGATAGGGAATGTAAAATATCCTCACAACACAGGGAATACGAAAGTATACACAACGCACATAAGAGACAGGCAAATCTGCAATTTAAGGCTGTAGGTATTGGTACTTGTGCGGACAAGAGTGACAGTGACACGATTTTTGCGTTCCCCCTGAGGTCCTGTTTCAAGCGAAGAGCGCGCCGCAGTAGTCATACCCAACACATGTTTCTGCGCATACACCACTATTTAGAAGACTAACATATATTATTACTCTGATGTGAACTACTATCAACAGAATAGCGTAAAGAATaacgaagaaagaataagagaatgaaatgaagagaTGGGGTAGAAGGGTCCAATATACGTGTTTCTATGGAAGAATCGGAACGAATCTGCTGAGGAAAACCTACAAACACCTACCACAGTTTCGTTAGGGGATTCATCCATTTGGACAAATTCAATAAAGTGGGTGAGGtaaaataattggaaaataTACTATGGCTGCCAAAAAGGAACCAGCCAAGTCAGCAAATACTGGTGGAAAAATCTTATGAAATGAGTGTTGTTAGGGGTACAAGCGCTCTACATATTCCTAGAAGTATCCAAAATCACTTGACAGCAGCCAGTATCTGGCTCTTCCACAATCCAAAATCATCTTCTGTTGCTTTTGGAAGACCACTTGTGAGcatctaaaaagaaaacaacacaaaattcGGGACCTTTatgaatgaacgaaaatgATGGAGATGAGATTACCTTGCTACAATGTTTCTGAGAAACAAAATGCGCTAAGAAGGTCGTAGGACCATCGGTCCTAACAGAACATAAGGTGCAGAAGTTCTGAAAAGAACTTCCGTAACACTTAAAAAAACGCTTGTGttaatttcaaacaaacagtAGGTACAGAATGACTCAAAAACACGAACTCACATTCGACATTCTATCTTTAAATATCTTAACGAACTTCTGTGTGTCAATCTTTACTGCAAGTGCACGAAGCTCTTCCATTCTTGTGGCAAACTCTTTATCTTAAATAGGAATCATGAAAATGTTTAGTGATCTTGTGATGTTCACATAATGTGCGCATCTGTAGttaaaacggcatgaagcatggtgcaagCGACTACGCTAAAAGCgctggagacagcggttgggatcTAGGTGGAATTATCGCGAACtgtagcgatgggtggtgctagcaagggttctCCCAcggtcctaaccgctacggtctaccacgccgcttcgaacgcagtcgcttacgcaaccatATAAACTCATAATTTCGTTCATAATATGTATTCCTTTTCAGGATTTTCGAATCCTAAGTTTGCACCAATTTGGACGGAGCTTTGCATGAGTATCGATTTTGACTAACttggaattaaaggcatcactccgcgaatctgaggtggtgctgattttaggtggagtattcgtatacgggataatagattatgagggcggggaggtgattccgtccatttcttcctagttgccgtaaaaaatggccaggaagatacggctttgggcgttctggcgcactattttctaaaaggagTTCGACccgagtgcgccagccttgtgcacatgTCTTTCGTgtcacatcttccgggccgttttttacgacaattaggaaaaaatggacggaatcaccccttccttcataatctactatcccgtatacgaatactccacctcaaatccgtaccacctcagattcgtggggtgatgcctataaGGGAAAACTTCATGAGATTTAAGGCAgaatgccacgaatctgacgtggtacggatttgcCATGGGAAGTTTTTATACAGAGTCCTAGATTGTGGAAAACCAGATGGTTCCGGTCATCTCTCCGCAGTAGCtgtaaaaaaagcagaaagccgccatttttttttacgacgggtTGCATTGCAACACGCCACTTTTggacacgcgccgcatcaacgAGCGAGCCTTTGAGGATTAATACGGTCTCCATACtagcctattcaagttaaactaatgaatagacgCAGATAGACTAATGAATGCGGGGAACGGAACGTACAAAAACGGAATGtacatagaggcgcgttctaacaaCCTCGTAGGAGTCAAAGCGATTTCCAtcccgtttcttacgacgatcacagaaagatgagcggaaccaacaAGATGGTTTACTGCAATCTAGCACCCCGTATAGAAGTTTTCTATAAGAAATCCATACCAAATTTGATTCacggcatgctgcctttagatAAGCAACATATAACGAAGTTTGACGATGTTATAACGTTTGTGTTTTAGATTTCGGGCACAAGCTTTGGGACTCGGAATTCCCTttgatcgtcctgaaaaatagtgtgggaaacggccttatttcctacgaggtaccttAGAACGTGCAGCCCCTATACATGCCCTGCGTTCACGATCGTGCTGTCGACAACTGATGAGTTTTCTTCGGCACCCTAATCAAGGAAACTAATGAATAAGCTATTGAGGTAACCAGATCGCTTACAAGAAAGACGCCTTCTGACGTAGGAACTAAGATCGTTTCCCACCAGGATCGGGGGAATCGAGTATGGTCACGCTCATGCTCGTAATTTGGAACCCGAATTCGGTGTGGTGTGGTGCAAAGATTGCAAagtcgtcaattttgtgatgtgctgcctttaaaggcttTGGTTTAGGTTATTTACTGAAACTTGAAAACATCGATATCTAATGGAAGACAAAAGAACTTGTTACAAATTAGATTCCAGTGAAATCTGTACATAAAAATAATTGCAACGCACCAGTAAGTGCACGAGACGAAGTAGTTCCAATTGGTTGCATCAATTTGGTAAATGAAGCATCTCCTGATTTCAAGTCTTCTTTTGCAGCCGAAGGAGCTTGCGAAAATATCGATAGGTATGGATTCTTTTGAGGATTCTGGTCTGTTTTCACACTACCTGTTGGTACAGCAGATGCTTTAGAGGCAGTTGATATTACAAATCCTTTCGAGGTAACATTCGAAAGGTTAGTAGTTCTTGACGAAGTTGGTGCCGACCCCGCTTTAGAAGAATTTGCAGCTACTGATGACGTGATTGTCTTTGTCGTCACAGGCTTAGCAAGGGACGGAGTACTACTAACCTTTGTCGATGCggctaaaatttgaaaggctcTACAAAAGTACTTCATAtctagaaaaaacaaagttctcggaaatccagaattatAGGTACGACGAGATGTGGGGACCATTTGCAACATCAGCGTAGGTTTGTGCTTTGCATGGCACAATATTTGGTCACCCCTCGGATCACATTTAACCTCACTACAGATTCCGAGTTGAATTGTAGTAACAGGCAGTGTGGCTGGACCAAATGCGTACTCTTTGAGATCCTCACAAATGAAGTAAAGACAACTGAACGGAAGGAACAGCACAAATAACCAAAATCCACATTTCAAGAAGTTTGTATCAATTATTTCTGCTTCAATACTACTGTTGAGCATCTTAGAAAATATGGCAAAGCCTCGAAACTTACAGATTTTAAAACATACCTACTACCGAAAAATACATAGCATAGTTAACAATTTTTAAGGAGTTTTCTAACTGCACCTGTAGATGAACTGACAATCACTTGCAATCGCTTCTTATAATCATCGAACTCTGTGCCCAGTATCTGACATTCATTCTCCACCTAAACAGAATTAATTTCTATAAaattcatcgacttgaaaaaaaaatagcaaaactATACAATTATAAGACCGCCAGGAATTCAGAAACATGAGGTGTCGAAGTGAGCAAATTAATTGGAATGACATATGCGATGGAAGTTTGTTGAGAATTTGCCTTTCGGAAACCTACGGTCACTCTAAgttgaattattttgaaatgatATGATTAACCTTCTTCTGATGATCTTCAACTGTTAGATGTCTCAGAACATCACTTGGTGCTGCTAAGCGTACACAACATAATTTGCACACAGCCTGAAAATCAAAAGTTAACTATTTCTAACAAGGATGAGTTCTCAAATACTGTTTCCGGGTACATACTCCGCAAAGATCTTGGTTCTCCTTAACTTTGTCGAACTTGGTTAGGTCAGCCCTTCTGAATTGGCTACGTAGATCAAGAAACTGCTGCTGAATCCAAATCTCTAAACAGAATATGAGCAGAGAGAGTGATATCATTACACGTGGGATCATGAGAGTGGAACTAACTCTTCTTCGTTCTTGGATATTTTTTGTCGGGAGGCGCTAGAAGAGGCCAAGACCTAGCCTTCTTAGCCTCAGCTAGAGTAACATTAAGTTCCTTTACCGTTTCACCTAAAGAAATGCACGTGACattaaataaattgaagaaacgGAAACATTAACGACAATAGAACCCGAGATTAGATCGCGTGCATTCCCGCATATGCAACAACACATGATTACCTAGTAATCTTATCGATGCAAAGATGTGtcgaaaaatatgagaaagctACCAGGAAGCAGGAAGGAAGAGTTGGTACAAAAATACTACCAACGAGGATAATAAGAGCGACAAGCATCGTAAACGAGAGATCAATAGTAACAGTTTAATACTGTGTTCGGAATTAGAAATCGCGTGGTCCTCAATGtgttaaaaaaatgtgtgcaCAGTATCCAGTGATAGTAGAAGTTGGCATACTAAGGAACAAAAAGAGCAATCTGTTGTCTTGTCGaaatattcaagtaaaatgcTAACTGTAAATTACAAATCCAACACGCTGAACCTTGAAGTGCTTCTTGCTTTACACTAACGTCAGGTCTCTGTGCTTCACTCGTCCTTACCTCAGAGACAAACTTTTCAGAAGATGACTTGTGAGTTGTAGCTACTTTTTGATCTCCTTGTGACGCTATAGTACTCGAAAGGATAAGAAAAGACACGATTTCTTAAAGAGATAAATTTTAGACCTGCAGAACTGTTTGCTGGCATTACGTCGGAGTTCGTAACAGACGACGACTCGGCTGCTTCTGCTCCCTTTGGCTGAATATTCACTTTAAATGTAGAgtaaaatgttgaaatatcGTTTTTAATGTACCattatcttattttatctcccataaaaataaatataaatataataaaaatgtctATCAACAGTCAATCCTGAAACGAAAGTGGAACTAAACAACTGAAGAAAACGATAGGAACACTTTACTAAAGGAAGTCTCGCGTGATATAACGATTAAAATCACTTATTCATATGTTGATATGGTAGTTTTCAGGCATAgacaggtcaaaacgatacgAAGCACGCTgaagttgcgtgagcggcttcGCTACAAGGTGGAGATAACGGTTAGAATCGAAGAGGGAcaattgcgaactgcagcggtgaAAAGTGTTAACACGGGTCCTCGCTAGATTCTATCCGCTACActctaccgcaccgcctcAAGCGCGGTCGCTCGTACAACTGCatcgtacttcatgtcgttttgagcctaTAACACAGTAAGAATGGATGACTAACCACGCATTAGTTCGTAGTGTTTTgttcaaaatataaatattctaAAGATTATACCTTAATAGTGACACCTGGTGGAAATTCTACAAAGCCTCGGTGGATGATCGGTTGTACAGGTAGGCAGGCGAAAGTGAATGGTGTTTTTTCACCATTTATTATGCACAACTCTCCTTAAAACAATCAGAAATGCCCAAGTATCCTCATTTATACAGCAAATATGGCTTTAGAAAAACTGAAAGCATGTAGAACTCACCACCTACCTACTGTTGTTTTTTCAGCAAGATGTCCTCGATGAACAAATACCTCGAGATCGGCGTGGAAAAAACCTCTACCGAACCATTTTCGCATTTCTTTGGCAGTAAAAGGACCTCTGAAATTATGCAAAGGCGTTATTTGTCTCTTATTTAACAGAAGACATATTACCTGAAGTTTCCTTTAGCATCGAGGTAGCTAAATTCCCAGTCAACCATCTCACTACGAACACCCTGCAAATCTAATGTTGCTTAGATCTATCTTGTAAGATTATAAATGCACATATATGTTCAGCTATTTGTACTCTGAATCGTTGTACAGCAGTAGACTGCATAACGTCCAATTCCCAGTCTGTCAGTaataaaattttgtatttCCCGATATGGAATCAAGATCTACAattggaaaaaacaaaatattagaAGAAAACTTCTCAAATGCAATTTTCTCGATTGAATGAAGCCAACAGGTGACATAACCTACAAATAGGCGACGCAtgatgcacaaaaaaaatcaaagaagacaTCAGGTTTCAATGCTGTTGATATGGCAACCAAATCCACTAGTATAATTATGGAATCTTTCCAAATTCGCAATTTGGCACACCACAACGCCAAACTATTTACTTCGTATGCGACTGACAAATCTAATATAACACGATAGATTATAGAAAGCGTCTGTGGCGCAAGTGGATGGCGTGAAATATAATGCCGTGTGTGCAACTACACAAATTGCACACGGACTTACgacatgataaaataatattttctgattttgatttctacCTCTTTCATATCTTCCTCTGCTTGTCAGGTGGGTACTAGTTTTCGACATTTCTTCTCACGCTCATTTGTCaattccattgtttttcttcttctttacttttcttttcaca
Coding sequences within it:
- a CDS encoding hypothetical protein (NECATOR_CHRIV.G14795.T3), encoding MVDWEFSYLDAKGNFRGPFTAKEMRKWFGRGFFHADLEVFVHRGHLAEKTTVGELCIINGEKTPFTFACLPVQPIIHRGFVEFPPGVTIKAQNDMKYDAVVRATALEAPKGAEAAESSSVTNSDVMPANSSAGETVKELNVTLAEAKKARSWPLLAPPDKKYPRTKKKIWIQQQFLDLRSQFRRADLTKFDKVKENQDLCGAVCKLCCVRLAAPSDVLRHLTVEDHQKKVENECQILGTEFDDYKKRLQVIVSSSTAASTKVSSTPSLAKPVTTKTITSSVAANSSKAGSAPTSSRTTNLSNVTSKGFVISTASKASAVPTAPSAAKEDLKSGDASFTKLMQPIGTTSSRALTDKEFATRMEELRALAVKIDTQKFVKIFKDRMSNNFCTLCSVRTDGPTTFLAHFVSQKHCSKMLTSGLPKATEDDFGLWKSQILAAVKRLC
- a CDS encoding hypothetical protein (NECATOR_CHRIV.G14795.T2) gives rise to the protein MVDWEFSYLDAKGNFRGPFTAKEMRKWFGRGFFHADLEVFVHRGHLAEKTTVGELCIINGEKTPFTFACLPVQPIIHRGFVEFPPGVTIKPKGAEAAESSSVTNSDVMPANSSAGETVKELNVTLAEAKKARSWPLLAPPDKKYPRTKKKIWIQQQFLDLRSQFRRADLTKFDKVKENQDLCGAVCKLCCVRLAAPSDVLRHLTVEDHQKKVENECQILGTEFDDYKKRLQVIVSSSTAASTKVSSTPSLAKPVTTKTITSSVAANSSKAGSAPTSSRTTNLSNVTSKGFVISTASKASAVPTAPSAAKEDLKSGDASFTKLMQPIGTTSSRALTDKEFATRMEELRALAVKIDTQKFVKIFKDRMSNNFCTLCSVRTDGPTTFLAHFVSQKHCSKMLTSGLPKATEDDFGLWKSQILAAVKRLC
- a CDS encoding hypothetical protein (NECATOR_CHRIV.G14795.T1) is translated as MVDWEFSYLDAKGNFRGPFTAKEMRKWFGRGFFHADLEVFVHRGHLAEKTTVGELCIINGEKTPFTFACLPVQPIIHRGFVEFPPGVTIKAQNDMKYDAVVRATALEAPKGAEAAESSSVTNSDVMPANSSAASQGDQKVATTHKSSSEKFVSEVRTSEAQRPDVSVKQEALQGETVKELNVTLAEAKKARSWPLLAPPDKKYPRTKKKIWIQQQFLDLRSQFRRADLTKFDKVKENQDLCGAVCKLCCVRLAAPSDVLRHLTVEDHQKKVENECQILGTEFDDYKKRLQVIVSSSTGFAIFSKMLNSSIEAEIIDTNFLKCGFWLFVLFLPFSCLYFICEDLKEYAFGPATLPVTTIQLGICSEVKCDPRGDQILCHAKHKPTLMLQMVPTSRRTYNSGFPRTLFFLDMKYFCRAFQILAASTKVSSTPSLAKPVTTKTITSSVAANSSKAGSAPTSSRTTNLSNVTSKGFVISTASKASAVPTGSVKTDQNPQKNPYLSIFSQAPSAAKEDLKSGDASFTKLMQPIGTTSSRALTDKEFATRMEELRALAVKIDTQKFVKIFKDRMSNNFCTLCSVRTDGPTTFLAHFVSQKHCSKMLTSGLPKATEDDFGLWKSQILAAVK